A stretch of DNA from Spirosoma endbachense:
AGCCATTCGGCCTGCGGTCGAGGGGATACGTCGCGTCTTGACGTTCGCCAAAAATGCAGATGTCAGGCGTGTGGTAATGACTTCCAATTTTGGTGCCGTGGGTTTCAGTCATACCGACAAGACTATAGAAACGACAGAAGAAGACTGGACCGACGTTAACTTAAAGGGCTTTTCTGTCTATGAAAAATCAAAAACGCTGGCGGAGCGCGCTGCCTGGGACTTTACTAAAAGCGAGGGTGGTGATCTGGAATTTGCTACCATTAATCCTGTCGCCATTTTAGGGCCATCGTTAGATGCTCACATCTCAGGTAGTTTTCACCTGCTTGAGAATCTGTTAAATGGGTCGATGAAAGCCGTACCCAATATTCCCCTGAATGTTGTCGATGTGAGAGACGTGGCCGATCTGCATATTCGGGCGATGATCCACCCTGATGCAAACGGGCAACGGTTCATCGCATCCGCCGATGGGCAGATTTCAATGCCTGAAATAGCTTCACTGCTCAAAAGCAAAAGGCCCAATGCTTCGGAACTGGTTTCCACCCGAAAGTTACCCAATTGGTTACTTAGCCTGGCTTCATTTGTCAACAATCAGGCCAGAGAGGGAGCTATGCTGCTGAATATTAACCGTAATGTCAGTAATGCAAAGGCAAAGGCAATCTTAGGGTGGAAGCCCATCGCCACTCAGGAACAGGCTATATTAGCAGCGGTAGACAGTATGGTTAAGTATTGTATTCTGAAATGAGAGCAATTACCGAAGAGACGAAAGCGAAGATCTTAAACGAGCAATTTATTCCCGATCATGTTTTCCTCGTTGTCGTTCATGGGGAAATCAGCTTTTTTGATGCCAGCAAACGTTATACGATCAAGGCTGGCGAGTGCTGTATTGTGCGGAAAAACCGGCTGGTGAGATTTATGCGTTCAAGCGGTGCGGAAGAGTTTGAGCCGATATTATTTTGCTTCGAACAATCCTTTCTTCGGGCGTTTCAGAAAAAATACAATTATTCCAGGTCGGCAGGTTTCGAGACCGAGGACGCACTGATCAGGATACCGAAACCCGCCTTGTTGGACGATTTCATCCGGTCCATAAAGCCGTACTACAAAGGGGTCATGGAATTGGATGAATTGTTTGAAGAGTTGAAATACGAAGAGCTCTTAATCATTCTTCTTCAAAATCAGCCAGCGCTTACCGGCTTTCTCTTTGATTTTGAGATTCCCCAGCGGATTGATTTAGAGGGATTTATGGATCGTAACTTCAAGTTCAACATAAGTATCCAACACTTTGCTTACCTGACAGGACGCAGTTTGTCGGCCTTCAAACGGGATTTCAACGCGGTATTCAACGATACGCCAGGTCATTGGCTGGTGAGAAGGCGCTTGCAGGAAGCGTATTTTCTCATTGAAACAGGCAGACAAAAGCCGTCCGATTTTTATCTGGATCTCGGCTTTGAAAGCTTATCCCATTTATCATTTGCCTTTAAGAAGGAATTTGGAAAAACACCTTCAGAGGTCGCCATGCCAAACTGATCTTCAGTAGAGGTGAATGTTTCACGAAACCCTCGTGGCTATTGCACCACTCTATTCGTAGGCAAACTAATGAATCTGGTTTGCTGCTTGAGCCGTTTACCAGTCAGCAGGATCATTAATTTGGTCAGGCATGGCTTTGCAAGAGTTGTGCAATTGCCAGGGGCATTTCCTCAAACGGGTAAACATGAATAAGTAACTTCGTAGAAACGCTCTTACAATGGAGTTAGACCATATTTTTATATTTACTCATCAGGCTCAACAAGTCGCCACTGCCTTACAATCGTTTGGCCTGAGCGAAGGAACAGCCAATCTCCATCCCGGACAGGGAACAGCCTGCCGACGTTTCTTTTTTCAGAATGCGTATATAGAATTAGTCTGGGTGATTAATGAGGATGAAAATAAAAATTCAGAAATCAAACGAGCCAATCTATGGGAAAGGTCACAATATGAGTTCACCAAGTATTGTCCCTTTGGCTTTTGTTTCAGAACCTAACAGCAATCAAGCCAGTCGATTCGCTTAGTTTTTGAGGATGGCTGGCGATACCACTCCGTTTATCTACCCCAAGGCCAATATGCCAACATAGCCTCGAACGAGAACTTTCCTGCTGAACCAATGCTCTTTGAGATGCCTTTTTTTGGTTTAGCTCCGAAAGATTACCCGCCCCAAAAGCAGCAGCCTTTGACTCATGCAAAGGGCTTCAATGAACTGACGAAAGTAACCTTAATACTACCCCCGCCGATAAACGACTTATCGTCGGCCATGAAAAAGGTTCTTCATGAAAGTATTGTTCATAGTTCACAAGGAAAGACCTATCTGGTAGCCTTAGAATTTGACGATGGCAAACAAGGTCAACAGCAAAACTTTACGCCCTTAATTCCATTAGTCATAAATTGGTAAACAGTACCTACGTTCTCTAGCCTACATGTTTAGTAGCCTCACTAAACGTGTGAGCCTACGGTCACACTCCGACGAACAAATCGGCCGCTGAGGTTACAAGACTAGGTTGCAGTCTAAACTTAGACCATCTATTCGGGGATAGGAGTTCCTGGTTTTACATCAACGTTGTGGTAGGAAACGATTTTCCAACCGCCTGCCTCTTTGATTAACACCTGTAATAAACGGGTATTGAGTTGTCCCTTGGCATCCAGCTGAATTCTGGGTGGAAGACCTTCTTTGGCAAAGCCAGAAACCTGGCATAAGGTTTCCATAATGGCGACATCGGAGCGGACAAATTTCAGGGACACGATTTTCTGATTTAAGACCGTATTCTTAAAAAAGCTTTTAAAAATCACCTCGTGCTGGTCTAAAAACGCTTTATGACCTTTGAAGAACATACCTGCAATATTGGTAAAGGTGCCATCGGGAGAAAATGATTGGGAGTAAGCCGGGGCATCCCCTTTGTTCCAGGCCTGATCTTCCTGCTGGAGAATGGTTTGAATCGCTACCGAGTCCTTCGCGTTTTGCGCAAGTAGGAGGGAAGAAGTAAGAATGAGAGTTAGAGTAAGAGCCAAAGCTCCCCTGAAAGGTGAATCTATTTTCATGATTGCTGGCTTTACATAAAACAATTTGTAAACTACCCAAAGGGACACTCCCCACCTAATCACCTTTATTTATCGGTAAACTAGTGATGGGCCCATTTAAACCGATAAGGTTTCAAAAACCGTATCGGTTTGTAATCAACCCTAAATAGAAATGGGAAGAGTACTAGAAGAAAACCTGATCCATTGCATTGGGAGCGGTCCAGTTTCCAAAGGCTACCTGAACATCAGTTTACCAACACAGTTG
This window harbors:
- a CDS encoding SDR family oxidoreductase — encoded protein: MERSETVLVTGGSGFLGMRIVLHLLQIGYHVRTTVRSLDSKNKLIQTLRSNGITSFERLSFAETELTRDDNWDSAMKGCTYVLSVASPVFFETPKDENEAIRPAVEGIRRVLTFAKNADVRRVVMTSNFGAVGFSHTDKTIETTEEDWTDVNLKGFSVYEKSKTLAERAAWDFTKSEGGDLEFATINPVAILGPSLDAHISGSFHLLENLLNGSMKAVPNIPLNVVDVRDVADLHIRAMIHPDANGQRFIASADGQISMPEIASLLKSKRPNASELVSTRKLPNWLLSLASFVNNQAREGAMLLNINRNVSNAKAKAILGWKPIATQEQAILAAVDSMVKYCILK
- a CDS encoding helix-turn-helix domain-containing protein, with translation MYSEMRAITEETKAKILNEQFIPDHVFLVVVHGEISFFDASKRYTIKAGECCIVRKNRLVRFMRSSGAEEFEPILFCFEQSFLRAFQKKYNYSRSAGFETEDALIRIPKPALLDDFIRSIKPYYKGVMELDELFEELKYEELLIILLQNQPALTGFLFDFEIPQRIDLEGFMDRNFKFNISIQHFAYLTGRSLSAFKRDFNAVFNDTPGHWLVRRRLQEAYFLIETGRQKPSDFYLDLGFESLSHLSFAFKKEFGKTPSEVAMPN
- a CDS encoding VOC family protein; the protein is MELDHIFIFTHQAQQVATALQSFGLSEGTANLHPGQGTACRRFFFQNAYIELVWVINEDENKNSEIKRANLWERSQYEFTKYCPFGFCFRT
- a CDS encoding SgcJ/EcaC family oxidoreductase, producing the protein MKIDSPFRGALALTLTLILTSSLLLAQNAKDSVAIQTILQQEDQAWNKGDAPAYSQSFSPDGTFTNIAGMFFKGHKAFLDQHEVIFKSFFKNTVLNQKIVSLKFVRSDVAIMETLCQVSGFAKEGLPPRIQLDAKGQLNTRLLQVLIKEAGGWKIVSYHNVDVKPGTPIPE